The genomic window actttGATTTGAGACATGGTTTATGCTCATTACCTCTGGTTGCAGAAAGTTTCCAGTGCTTTTAAGGACAATTCACAACATCACTGTTTAGTTCTCTCTGTCCTTCATCTAAATAGGCccctatttgtttttattacacgTCATAAAGTGTAAATCACAGTCTCACTAGTTTATTGAAATCTTCTGAGCCTGTTTATCTTAAACGTTCCATTAAACCATCTGCTGAAAGTCTCCTCTTCAGCCCAAAGCTATAATCCATCATGCAGAATTCAGCAGGGATGTGTTGACTCTGATCACTGACAGAAACTTCCTTCTCAGGTAGCATTTGAATTACAACACTGGTGTATTTTTAATCTGAGGATCAAGTCATAGTTTGCAGAGATTTTTACAAGAGCAACATTGTTGACATTCAAATAGTAAGGCATATTTTCACATCCATTCTGAACGTATGAGgaaaaatttatttttttctgaatattagCAAAGCCTGATTCTTTTTGGATTGGATAAAACTATGTAAACTATACATGATTATAAACTATGGATACTATATATTTACTAAAGCTGGAAAAGGGAGTATTTCCCTTTTCTTCAAAGcctttgttagtttttgtttgactttattcCACCACTTTACATCAATAATATTGGTTTCCTGTCAGTAATAATCATAAAGTTAATCACCTTGTGACATCATATTTGAGTTTTTCTTAAATGCTGAGGACTCACCCTGCCATCTGAGCAGCTGGTAACCTCACATTAAATGTTCAGAAGAACTTTACAAATGTTATGTATAGAGaacaaatattgaaaataaaatgcactGTGATGCAAATATTATTTAAAGACATAAATGGCTCCAATGTGCCAAATAAATAAAGACCCTGAAGGGAAGTAGATGGactgtcttccagatcagctgCAGCATGTGAAATTCTTGTAATTTGTATATTCTcaacataaaaaacaatgtaTGGTTGAGAGTGCATTGTTAGTTGTAAGCTTACTTTACGTTTCACAACTTCAAACTGTTGCctgttattgaagttatttttatgTATTAGAGGAGCATCAGAAACTATTGTGAATTTACTATAATGGAAACGCTCAACTTGGTTTTAAATGTCTCTATAATGCTTTGAAGAAATGAATAGCAAGTACTACATGCAGTTCATTCTAATTATAGCCTTAAACTTATTAAGATGGGATACCAAAGGGCTTAGTTATTGCTTGATGAATGAACTtgtaattaaaaactgaaaaaaaagtgtgaggcTTAGCAAATGGGAAAAGTCAGTGTCACAGATTAGAGGGTGCTGATGACGGACAGGTCTTGGGTCTATGACTTGGATGAGTGGCTTTAGTTTAGATGATACAACACGCCCTCCACCGAAAGAGACATGATATTTAGTCTTCTTACACCATCTTATCTTTTAACAAGTGCACTTCTCTTAGGGGTCACATGCTTTATCGCAGAATTTTGGCTTCTAATTCAGAACCCATGGGTATCATCTGCTTTCTACCCATGCAACATGCTGAAATGGTCTGTTTGGTTAGGGGAAGTTCAGAAGCAATTACCATCTTGGTTTTATATTGAATTGAATCCCCAGTGTCCCTGTGTTGTTTGACAAATTCATCATCCCCTGACTGCCACTCTTTCCATGCTGTCTTTCTTGATCTCTTTCTGTCACCCAGAACTGTTGCTATGAGAGTCTAATATAACTACAGATAGATTTACATATTTTTGATGTATGTTGTATTAGTGTGATGCAGACACTGAACAGAACCATATTCATCTGTATCAAACACAGCTGTCAAAGCCTATAATATTTGAGAACTCTGTCTGCAGTAAATCAGTTGTGTTCTTAATGCAGATAGTTGTAATTTCAGGTGGAATTATTTACTTCATTTTACAAATTTacaacaaactaaaaaaggCAAGTCCTTCCTTTTTAgtaagtaaaaataaacaaccaaCAATAGTTAAAGTGACTTTAAGTCATGCAGCACTCAACATTTGTTTACTTACTCTGCTGATCAATCCTACATTGCCTGCTATCCCACAATGCCTTGAGTGTGGATTCCCTGGATCCCCCATTGCATGATGCTTAATAAATAATTAGTCGGTAAACCCCTCTCTTCTACAATACATCGTCTAGAATTCACCTCTGTTTACCAAAAGATCGAGAAGAAATGCttcaaaagagagagaaatcaggCTGGAGAGAGCCAGAGGCCGTGTATGCCAGCGTTAATGATAATAACTCAAACAAACCTGCAGGTTGAAAACTCTGCAGAGCTTAATGGCAAACATTAGACTGCCTCAGGATGTATGGACGGGTATTGCTCCTGTATTGCAtggtgctttctctctctctctctttcttgcttgtttgtgcgtgtgtgtgtgtgtgtgtgtgtgtgtgtgcgtgtgcgcgtgtgtgtgtgtgtgtgcgtgtgcgcgtgtgtgtgcgtgtgcatgtgcgcgcgcgcgcgtgtgtgtgtgactcaaaCAGCGTCAGGCTAACTAGGGCAAACCACTCTGTAATTTGCAACCCAAAAAAAGCCAGACAGGGCGTCattttttgtgtgcgtgtgtatgcgtgtgtgtgtgtgcatggagaAAGGGTTACCTGCAGGCTTGTATGTCTGTGTACAACTGTGTAGTGATGGGGTTGGTACAGTTTTGCGACAGCCTCAGCAGGACATGTGAGCAGTGTAGAGGCCCTAGTTTACTGTTTATGTTGTCCTCCTTCActgacgacaacaacaacaacatcaacaacagtAAACATGGTCAAAAGTCCTTACAGGTGTAAAACGTTAATTGTAGTActtcagaaatgtatttatttttaaccattCAAAAGGtcaataataacaaataaaaagttaGACAGCATGCCTGAAAAGTCCAGAtaagatttttatgaaataaaatagCAAAGGAGGTTATGACATCCTCTGACACCAAACCAGCCCACGAATCATAGTTCCATTTTCTGCATCAGCAGTTGAATATTTCTTTTCCACTTTGCTAAATCAAGACATGGCAGGTTCTAACAGGAGCCAaaatgacctttaaaatgtatgcAAATGAGGACACAAGGTAAAGCCATACTGCGCAAAACTATCAtttgctgttaaaaaaatgGGACTCAAAGTTTGTTCAAGCATAAATATCCTCATTTGACCCATATATACTGTAAAACTCTGGCAGACTCTGATAAGGGAAATGTCTTCAGGTATCATTAAGAGAATCAGCTCACTCTTTCCCAGCTCCACACCACACACCATGCACGCAGCAGATAAGAGTTTCATACCTGAGGCATGTGCATTTTGTTCTTTGGCCATGAGAGAACATCAGGGCAGATCAGGGCCTGGATCAGAGGAGAACCTTCTCAGTCTGCTGGAGGATTGCCCTGTCAGCTGCCTTCCCCGGCTCAAAAGAACACACAGCCAAATTAGTCCTCTGATAGAGAGATAAGGCAGTGTGAGGAGGTTTGtcttttgtacatttacatCTTTTgctcccccctacctgtctgagctcctccactgGCACACTCTCGACacaacccccacccccacccccccccccagtcccCTGTCCCCCGTCCCCCATCCCCCTCCCACAGCCTACTACGACCTACAAATGGAAAAGACAGCATCAGTGAGAAGTTGGATTATTATTATGAAGCACACTGCTTAAACAGCCTATGACTTCATCATGGTGAAAGATAAGTTCCACTATTAACAGACAGCAGAAGGAGAATTTTGTCCATATGGGGCACTGGAAATATCATCATTGTGTCCCTCAGAAATACAACATCCAACATCCCTTACATATGAACTAAAGAGCATCAACTGTACAGTAGTGAAACTGTGGACTTTACATTCTGTAGTTAAAACTTTTAATGATGTTCTGAACAGCTCTCGCTGCCTCTGTCCTCCATTGACCTGCCTGCTCTGCTGGCTCACAACAAGATTTCACCTCAGACCGGAATCTGCTCCTCTTTGCTCAACTCACGACCTTCAccgcaaaataaaataaaaccaacagaGCATGGAGCTGTGTCTGGCAGGGCCATGCACCTCCTCCACGCCACTCATTTTAGACTAACCTCGCAGAAGTCTGGCAGTTCTCTCCATTACTCAATTATTAGGCACAGAGGCATTTATGGGGGAAATAGAGAAGAGTAAGTGATGTGGGAGGGACAGAAACACCGCAATGGAAAATGTTAAAAGGACCCGTTGAAGCAGCAGTTGTTTCATAATATCCACAGTCACTTTTAATGGATTAAGACGCGATTACAGAGATATGGACTAGACCCCTAAAGTTAAACCTTTAAACTACTGCAATTAAATACTGAATTTAGGAAGATTTTTTCTGGGATTAGGCATCATAAAAGTAATATTAGACGTATAATAGATACCTCTTTTAAATTATCCACTGTGTCCACACTAAACTAGTAAGTAGTGGCAAACAGTTTATAACAGTGTTATAATCCTTCGTCTTGCTTTCATTTTACACATGGTGACTGAATTTATAGCCTACTTGTGCTCTTATTTGTACAACTCTTCAATACAACTTGCCAAGAAATCATTGCTTTCGGGCTGTcaaatttaagaaaaagaaaaagtagaagGAAATAAAATACATCTGCAGACTTGTAGCAACATGAAACTCCAAATGACCTCAATACATCTTTAttaagtaacacacacagagacacagttaCTCACTGGTGTGTTCACGCTGTCTAAGAATGGTATAACTCTCCAGCCCTCGTAAATGATGTTGCTTTCTTTGGAGAGCGTTTTAAAGGTTAGCTGTCTCTCTCTAAGCACCACTGCTATTCATGCAATAGATTGTAGATATAGAAACTGTAGATTGTTAAGGTTTGCATGCTggcattttctgtttgttgtaaTGTTTCAGTGTTACTGTGTTGTGTCTTCTGATCTGCCCAACATActtttatttgacctttttataGGCTATTACTTTTTCTGTTCCAGTTGCTCATTTTCTCCtacctgtttttcttttccttacccttttttcctctctatCCACCAGCCGCCGTCTGACAGATGAGTGTGGTCAGAGGTCGTGTGGTTGTAATTAGGAGAGGGCTGCCTCGGCAatcttcctgcttcctgtttctAATCTATGAGAAAACAGGCTTCACTTAAGTCAGCCCCGAAAACAGCTGTTAGCTGTGGGGCATAGCCTTCAAACTCagaaaagctaaataaaacTGTCTTTGACTTGTCTTCCCTGTCTCATAACATTTATCAAATCCTTCCCTTCACCACGTCAGCTTCCGGCCTGATCAGTTACATAACTGCTGGAGTCTAAAGGCCTCAGAGTGCTCACAAAGTATAGATACTTTACTGCTGAATAAACATTATCTACTCATATTTACagcaaatgtttcattttttatggaagaaagaaaaaggtaaGTTAATGTTGGGTGTTTTCTAAAAAGATCAGAGGTTATAAGCCCTTTAGACCCTCACCCCTTTTTTTACTACAACCATAATTATGTTgtctgttttcagtgttttaaaattTGCTTTACACGTGGTTCATATTATCCAGGGGAAATCTGTGTGCAGGATccagcctttttgtttttttcaaggaAGTTTAGTTGGTGTAGAGAGTGCTGCACTTACAGcctgtaaaaacagtaaaggACTTCAAAATCTTGGCTGAAGTCCATTAACTGAATGGCCTGGAGatacaagcacaaacacatttttcttggcCTGTATAGAGTAAagatcctttaaaaaaaaacgttttcatgCTTTTGGTCAAATATGGCTAAAATGTCAATGAAATGAGGCAAAAATCTGAACCTTAGATACCTGTTTTTATACTTCTTCTGAAAATAATGGTGATCTCAATACAACAATGCTGATcagcatagactgtataaaacaaggacatagtctcagtgacgtcaccgaCTTGTTTCTGAAGTTGCCTTATGATGCTTTTTAATAAAACTGGTTACGATAACTTCAGTTAATTATTAATGGAATTCACTGATGAACTGCTAACATCTTTTTCAATACGGTTAacaagttacattttttaacagtgACCACCTCTGTTTATTTCTAAGAATGGTATTATTAAAATTCATCTAACTTTTGTAGAAAATGGAAGCACTCAGAAGATCCTTGCGAAAGTATAAACCATGCATGTGTGAGGATATTTAATACCCAAGAAGCCCAAAGGATCACTGTACGTTGAGTGTGCACACAAGGTAATATCTTGACTTCAGGGGCTCTGTAGTTTCTTATATTTTGTCCAACATCTAGtcattttctttcacaaaaattgcttttgaaattgaaatctttGAGTTTAAAGACTTTTACATATTTTCCTGAACACTTAACTCCTTCATTTCACTAGTGAGTAAATATTCTGTCATGTACAACAAACATAAGCAAGTTAAACTCAAACTAGGCTGACCAGCTCGCCGTGCATGTTGGAGCAGCGTAACTAGTCCAAGCTGATGATCCAGGAAACTATTCAGATGTCTTGCTTTGTTTCCCAACAGAGCTTTTCAGATTCCCACTCAAGGCTTAAAGTATTTACAACGCTGCAGTCTGCTTTCCTCTAGCAAAGTTCTCCCTGAGGACAGCATTACAGCTAATGGGAGGGATATGGCTGAACAGATGGAGCTGGCCCGCTGCTGGATCAGTCCCTGTCTCTGTGAGTTTGGGATGAGTTCCTGTTTgctagtttatttatttactttggaGACTTAGCCAACTTTTGGACTTAATTCTGAAATACTATTTCCCTCGTAGGGCTAAGTGGATTAATTGCATGCCAAGTCTTAAGCTGGATGGTGTCATTTGTAATGAATTAGAAAGCAAAGGAGAATTTCCCTGAGAAATATGACGATCTGTTTGTTTGGGTTGAAAAATAGgtgatatttaacatttagtcAATAATCGTGTGTCCAACCGTCGTGGTCCATCACCGGTGGCTGCCAGTTGTGCCAGATCACTCTGCTCAGCTTCAAATATTCACTTGCTGAATATGTGAAACCCAacacatgacaaaaacaatgattgaGTTAAGAGTTACGTTCTTgtagtgtgtggagagcaaccATATGACCAAAACAGCATACCGCACACTAACAGACTCCATTTAccaacaagaaaagaaaaaagtcaaactaatGATGTAGTCCTGGAGACTGCATACACATGCATGTTAAAGCCAAGCTGGTGGAAAGGAAAAGTTGTTCTTCAGTCAGCCCGCTTTCCAGTTGGTTATCATTTTGATTAGAGTGATTGCTCGGCTGTCTAGGTTCCCCCCACACAACAGGAGAATGCATCATAAATATAAATTTAGGATATGAATCGGTGCTGCCCCAACATTTTTCTGAGCAGATAAGATCCctctaaacaaaaacaaaaagcagaaatagAGACCAAATAAGTCAGGCATTAGCAATGCCCTCAAGGCTGTATTTGATGGGGAGAGTCACGTGTCAGAGTAGTTTACAAATGGAGCCAGGATCTGATTTGTAAATAGACACTGGAATTAGGCACTCTGTTGATTTGATAGCTGGAggagaaaatatttgattttaagatttcattttttaaccaatTTAGCAGCTTTGTCATCTTACAATCAATcctatatattatatatatatatatatatatatatatatatatatatatatatatatatatatatatatatatatatatatatatattacatcaTTGTGTAAGGCACAACATTGTTCAGAAGTAAATATCTTAAAGACAACTTGAGCAGTCACCATCAGGCCTAGGTGGGACATTAACTTCTTCTTGTTTAATTGCATTTGGCATCCATCATGTTGTTGCATTACCGCCACAACGGACTTGCTGTGTTCCTCTGAGaggcacaaagaaaacatttgttaaagGTTCAATAAACAGGCTgtgaaaaatgcattttaatcaaacagAAAGTTTTCTCTAAAAAGCACCATGGCACAAATACACAACTGATTGCACAGATTTAAGATTCCTGATACAACTTGCGTTCATACACAAAGTCCCTGAAAAAAAGTGATCCAAGAAGAAAAAATAGCACAGCGAAGAAGAAGGAAATATGCCTTTCCTTTGTTATTCAGAAAGTAATTCAACATTCCCTATTCATGTTGTGCTACCTTTCTTGTTAACTGTGCCTTTGTATTCTAAAAGCCTCATTAAAAAAGCACAGTTTGTTCCTCTCAAGTCTAAAAGGAATATTTGATAAGCACCAAACTTGCAATGTCCTCTTTTTGGCTCTCATTTCTTTGCATTAAGCAGTATCCATGGCAAAAAGTCCAGATAATACCAGAGATTCTGTTACTCTCTTGCTTCCGTTTTACTGAACGGCAGGCGCCACCAGGTATCCGTTAAAGGTGATGTAAACATCCACATCGTCACTATAAACAGcattctccctctccctcttgtAGAGTCGAACCCAGACCTCGTCATTCAGAGCCAGATTGAGCATGACACTCTGGCTCTGCATGATGGACCTCTCGCTGGGCTGAGCGTACAGAATGACCTGCTCCTTGGTGTTGTGCATGAGGTGGAGGTAGGTCTCTTTAAAGTTCCAGGTGTGGATGTTCACATTGAAGAAGTAGATCCCAGGCACGTAGCAGTAGAACTTTCCCttgaacatgttgaagtgctcaTGGATGTTGACGAACACAGTGTCGAACACCAGCGCCTGGTAGTAGTCCACGCTGTGCAGGGACTTGCGACGGCCCACCGAGAAGGAAGAGTGAGGGATCTTGCAGGCATCTCCTGGAATGCCCGCCTGGCCTTTGCTGCCTGTAGGGCCCACGGGGCCTCGAATGCCTGGATGACCTTCTATACCTGGCTTGCCAGGTGTACCCTTGTCGCCTTTGTCTCCTTTGTCAcctgagtgaaaaaaaaccacataATCCAGAAGATACTCAGTATAAACACTAAAATAGAGTACTGAAGTACTGTACACTTTATGCTTCTTCCTACTTATGAACAGAAATCTACAGTTTGAATAAACAAGTTCCAAAGACTTCTAGTCCCAGAGCTTCTCATCAGGGAAAGTTAAAATGTTATGTAAGTTTTTTGCCCAAGAAATATTGCTGAAATGTAGATTAAGCAAATTAGTTGGAATGTGAAAAGGCC from Labrus bergylta chromosome 1, fLabBer1.1, whole genome shotgun sequence includes these protein-coding regions:
- the c1qtnf6b gene encoding complement C1q tumor necrosis factor-related protein 1 — its product is MLAVCLRLLLLLTLVSTVPSPSRPPSRLCRRCCDHHEPPASSTQYQMPEVRTVINMTILKGDKGDKGDKGTPGKPGIEGHPGIRGPVGPTGSKGQAGIPGDACKIPHSSFSVGRRKSLHSVDYYQALVFDTVFVNIHEHFNMFKGKFYCYVPGIYFFNVNIHTWNFKETYLHLMHNTKEQVILYAQPSERSIMQSQSVMLNLALNDEVWVRLYKRERENAVYSDDVDVYITFNGYLVAPAVQ